In Micromonospora sp. NBC_01813, the following are encoded in one genomic region:
- a CDS encoding VOC family protein, whose protein sequence is MGIHRLNHAVLFVARLDRSLAFYRDVLGFTAVPMAPDGFAGAAFLQAPGSTNDHDLGLFEIGAHAGPSGAGRSTVGLYHLAWEVDTLDELDLLATRLAAASALVGTSDHGTTKSLYGKDPDGLEFEVVWLVPADQLDEQALAARKRIRPLDLAREKQRYGAQTRGGVGISVPV, encoded by the coding sequence ATGGGAATCCACCGCCTCAACCACGCCGTGCTCTTCGTCGCCCGCCTCGACCGCAGCCTCGCCTTCTACCGCGACGTCCTCGGCTTCACCGCCGTGCCGATGGCACCCGACGGGTTCGCCGGCGCGGCCTTCCTGCAGGCCCCGGGCTCCACCAACGATCACGACCTCGGCCTGTTCGAGATCGGCGCGCACGCCGGCCCGTCCGGTGCCGGCCGCAGCACCGTCGGCCTCTACCACCTCGCCTGGGAGGTGGACACGCTCGACGAACTCGACCTGCTCGCGACCCGGCTCGCCGCCGCCAGCGCCCTGGTCGGCACCTCCGACCACGGCACCACCAAGAGCCTCTACGGCAAGGACCCCGACGGGTTGGAGTTCGAGGTCGTCTGGCTGGTGCCGGCCGACCAACTCGACGAACAGGCGCTCGCCGCGCGCAAGCGGATCCGCCCGCTCGACCTGGCCAGGGAGAAGCAGCGGTACGGCGCACAGACCCGGGGCGGCGTCGGCATCTCGGTGCCGGTCTGA
- a CDS encoding SsgA family sporulation/cell division regulator, with protein sequence MSVIRPTTVEVETSLRLIAPDATALPVRASLRYEPSDPYAVHVLFHAESAGGEAVSWSFARELLVTGLDEPAGIGDVRVWPWATPRGDFVALALSSPDGNALFEVPRSVLVRFLRRTYVVVPRGRESDHLDVDTAVNRLLAGR encoded by the coding sequence ATGAGTGTCATCCGACCAACGACCGTCGAGGTCGAGACGTCACTGCGGCTCATCGCGCCGGACGCTACCGCGCTGCCGGTACGGGCCAGCCTGCGCTACGAACCGTCCGATCCGTACGCCGTGCATGTGCTGTTCCACGCGGAATCAGCCGGCGGCGAGGCGGTCAGCTGGTCGTTCGCCCGCGAGCTGCTGGTCACCGGGCTCGACGAGCCGGCCGGTATCGGCGACGTACGGGTCTGGCCATGGGCGACACCACGGGGAGACTTCGTCGCGCTCGCGCTGAGTTCCCCCGACGGCAACGCACTGTTCGAGGTACCCCGCAGCGTCCTGGTCCGGTTCCTGCGCCGCACCTACGTGGTGGTACCTCGGGGCCGCGAATCCGACCACCTGGACGTGGACACCGCCGTCAACCGGCTGCTTGCCGGCCGCTGA
- a CDS encoding response regulator transcription factor, which translates to MRVLVVEDEARLADALRRGLQEEGFAVDLAATGPHGLDLARHGGYDAMILDVMLPGLSGYRVVRQLRAEENWLPVLILSAKDGEYDQADGLDCGADDYLTKPFSYVVLLARLRALLRRGAPQRPAVLTVGDLSLDPARRKVTRADTEIALTAREYALLEYLMRRAGEVVSKIELLDHVWDASVDTAPNAVEVYVGYLRRKIGRERLETVRGAGYRLCA; encoded by the coding sequence GTGCGGGTGCTGGTGGTGGAGGACGAAGCTCGGCTGGCTGACGCCCTGCGGCGGGGGCTGCAGGAGGAGGGGTTCGCCGTCGACCTGGCGGCGACCGGCCCACACGGGCTGGATCTGGCCAGACATGGCGGCTACGACGCGATGATCCTGGACGTGATGTTGCCCGGATTGTCCGGTTACCGGGTGGTGCGCCAGCTGCGGGCGGAGGAGAACTGGCTTCCGGTGCTCATCCTGTCAGCGAAGGACGGAGAATACGATCAGGCGGACGGACTCGACTGCGGCGCCGACGACTACCTGACGAAACCCTTCTCGTACGTGGTGCTGCTGGCCCGGCTGCGCGCACTGCTGCGTCGGGGCGCCCCGCAGCGGCCCGCCGTACTCACCGTCGGTGACCTCAGTCTCGACCCGGCGCGCCGCAAGGTCACCCGCGCCGACACTGAGATCGCCCTCACCGCCCGGGAGTACGCCCTGCTGGAGTACCTGATGCGCCGCGCCGGCGAGGTGGTCTCCAAGATCGAGCTGCTCGACCACGTCTGGGACGCCAGCGTCGACACCGCGCCGAACGCCGTCGAGGTCTACGTCGGGTATCTGCGGCGCAAGATCGGCCGTGAGCGGCTGGAGACCGTCCGGGGCGCCGGCTACCGGCTGTGCGCGTGA
- a CDS encoding RrF2 family transcriptional regulator, with translation MQISARGDYAVRAALILAAAYPTLMSTQAIAAEQDMPRKFLEAVLADLRRGGVVRAQRGAEGGYTLAQPPRDVTIGMVLRAVDGPLAGVRGLRPEETRYDGAAENLPRVWVAVRAAVREVVDEVSLTEVLSGRMSAQVRKLTLKPDAWESR, from the coding sequence GTGCAGATCTCCGCGCGCGGCGACTATGCGGTACGAGCAGCACTGATCCTGGCCGCCGCCTACCCGACGCTGATGTCCACCCAGGCGATCGCCGCCGAGCAGGACATGCCCCGCAAGTTCCTCGAGGCTGTCCTGGCCGACCTGCGCCGGGGTGGGGTGGTGCGCGCCCAGCGTGGTGCGGAGGGCGGCTACACGTTGGCGCAGCCGCCGCGCGACGTCACCATCGGTATGGTCCTGCGGGCGGTCGACGGGCCACTCGCCGGGGTGCGTGGCCTGCGTCCGGAGGAGACCCGCTACGACGGTGCCGCGGAGAATCTGCCCCGGGTGTGGGTCGCCGTCCGCGCGGCGGTCCGCGAGGTGGTCGACGAGGTCAGCCTCACCGAGGTGCTCAGTGGCCGGATGTCGGCACAGGTGCGCAAGCTGACCCTCAAGCCGGATGCCTGGGAGTCCCGCTGA
- a CDS encoding cellulase family glycosylhydrolase encodes MKTRLSVAAATLIALIASVVVLAQPAYAAVGLHVSGGRLVEANGTPLVLRGVNHAHTWYASQTSSFANIKSLGANSVRVVLSNGHRWTRNDANDVRNVISLCKVNRLICVLEVHDTTGYGEEAAAATLASATDYWISLASVLRGEENYVIINIGNEPFGNSGYQNWASHTSSAIQRLRGAGFEHAIMVDAPNWGQDWTFTMRDNAQSVWNADPARNLIFSVHMYGVFDTAAEISDYLGRFRSANLPIVVGEFGHNHSDGNPDEDSILSYTQQHGIGWLGWSWSGNSGGVEYLDLVSNFNVNSLTSWGQRLFNGTNGIRQTAREATIFSSATPTTAPPTTAPPTTAPPTTAPPTTAPPTTAPPTTAPPTGACSATYAIVGQWQGGFQGDVRVTAGSAALRGWRVSWTLASGQSVSQAWNATVSSSGSQVTATNVSYNGNVAAGQSATFGFIGSWSGTNPVPSLTCTAL; translated from the coding sequence ATGAAGACACGTCTCAGCGTCGCGGCCGCGACGCTCATCGCGCTAATCGCCTCCGTCGTGGTGCTCGCCCAGCCCGCGTACGCCGCCGTCGGACTGCACGTCAGCGGCGGTCGGCTGGTCGAGGCGAACGGCACTCCGCTCGTCCTGCGCGGGGTCAACCACGCGCACACCTGGTACGCCAGCCAGACCAGCTCCTTCGCCAACATCAAATCGCTGGGCGCGAACTCGGTGCGGGTGGTGCTGAGCAACGGGCACCGGTGGACCCGCAACGACGCCAACGACGTCCGTAACGTCATCTCGCTGTGCAAGGTGAACCGGTTGATCTGCGTGCTGGAGGTGCACGACACCACCGGGTACGGCGAGGAAGCCGCCGCGGCCACCCTGGCATCGGCCACCGACTACTGGATCAGCCTGGCCAGCGTGCTGCGCGGCGAAGAGAACTACGTGATCATCAACATCGGCAACGAGCCGTTCGGCAACAGCGGCTACCAGAACTGGGCCAGCCACACCAGCAGTGCCATCCAGCGGTTGCGCGGCGCCGGCTTCGAGCACGCGATCATGGTCGACGCGCCGAACTGGGGCCAGGACTGGACCTTCACCATGCGCGACAACGCGCAGTCGGTGTGGAACGCCGACCCGGCCCGCAACCTGATCTTCTCGGTCCACATGTACGGGGTGTTCGACACCGCCGCCGAGATCAGCGACTACCTGGGCCGGTTCCGGTCGGCGAACCTGCCGATCGTGGTGGGCGAGTTCGGGCACAACCACTCCGACGGAAACCCGGACGAGGACTCGATCCTGTCGTACACCCAGCAGCATGGCATCGGGTGGCTCGGCTGGTCCTGGAGCGGCAACAGCGGCGGCGTCGAGTACCTCGACCTGGTGAGCAACTTCAACGTCAACAGTCTCACCTCGTGGGGCCAGCGGCTGTTCAACGGCACCAACGGCATCCGCCAGACGGCCCGGGAAGCGACCATCTTCAGCAGCGCCACACCAACCACCGCACCACCGACCACAGCACCACCGACGACCGCACCGCCCACCACCGCACCACCGACCACGGCACCACCGACCACCGCACCACCGACCACCGCACCACCGACCGGCGCCTGCAGCGCGACCTATGCGATCGTCGGCCAGTGGCAGGGCGGGTTCCAGGGCGACGTCCGGGTCACCGCCGGCAGTGCCGCGCTGCGCGGTTGGCGGGTGAGCTGGACCCTCGCCAGCGGGCAGTCGGTCAGCCAGGCGTGGAACGCGACGGTGAGCAGCAGCGGATCCCAGGTGACCGCGACCAACGTCAGCTACAACGGCAACGTCGCCGCCGGGCAGAGCGCGACGTTCGGATTCATCGGCAGTTGGAGCGGCACCAACCCGGTCCCGTCGCTGACCTGCACCGCGCTGTAG
- a CDS encoding potassium channel family protein has translation MSDLAQPGVSAPPHDPRRAEVWHTTVICLLLIALYYLVPIEPGVTGLHRAVRGVITTVGVVLIAAMVLRQIRRQITADSSDVRLTRLAITLVGGVTAFALADLVISFSDPDQFVNMTTKTDALYFAIGTLTTVGYGDVHAQGQLARAAVCVQMVFSVGVLATGASLLVKRWTEQASRQAAPSRRR, from the coding sequence ATGTCCGACCTGGCCCAGCCCGGCGTCTCCGCCCCGCCCCACGATCCACGCCGGGCCGAAGTGTGGCACACCACCGTCATCTGCCTGCTCCTGATCGCGCTCTACTATCTGGTGCCGATCGAACCCGGCGTGACGGGCCTGCACCGGGCCGTACGCGGGGTGATCACCACCGTCGGCGTGGTGCTGATCGCCGCCATGGTGCTGCGCCAGATCCGCCGGCAGATCACCGCCGACTCGTCGGACGTGCGCCTCACCCGGCTGGCGATCACACTGGTCGGTGGGGTCACCGCGTTCGCCCTGGCAGACCTGGTGATCTCGTTCAGCGACCCCGATCAGTTCGTCAACATGACCACCAAGACCGACGCGCTGTACTTCGCCATCGGCACCCTCACCACCGTCGGCTACGGCGACGTGCACGCCCAGGGCCAACTCGCCCGGGCGGCGGTCTGCGTACAAATGGTGTTCAGCGTCGGGGTGCTCGCCACCGGCGCGTCACTGCTGGTCAAGCGCTGGACCGAGCAGGCGAGCCGGCAGGCGGCACCGTCGCGACGACGGTGA
- a CDS encoding DUF4236 domain-containing protein: protein MGLMFRKRKRFGPLQLNFTENGFSSWSIRIGKWSWNSRARVHRYDLPGPLSWKQDKSRR from the coding sequence ATGGGTCTGATGTTCCGCAAGCGCAAGCGGTTCGGTCCACTTCAGCTGAACTTCACCGAGAACGGTTTCTCCTCGTGGAGCATCCGGATCGGTAAATGGTCGTGGAACTCGCGGGCCCGGGTGCACCGCTACGACCTGCCCGGCCCGCTGTCGTGGAAGCAGGACAAGTCCCGCAGATAG
- a CDS encoding helix-turn-helix domain-containing protein — MAQPDQLDHRIPDASPGPPGPAITAATLRDLLTTENPRRPQLLRHEELLLVTVGHGSHDIDFVTYPCRPGTLLRAGVGQVVRPGAQPGLDAIVVRWRADHDLPAAGWDTRHRDAGGDHVAPHGQACWQLAGETEDAIITEVSQLVVDSRRPHRSRLVDELLRHQLRVLLLRIALLPEETAAGVDRGVPGAGRDMAGELANGSSRRDTFRQFRAEVERDFARTRRVEEYAERLQCAVRTLTRASLDVTGRTAKQVIDDRVALQAKRLLAATSLPVAEIGQRLGFAEPTNFGRFFQREVGCSPGTFRAGITDRPPVTGPVAATGMIGTCRSPRAATMRYEQH, encoded by the coding sequence ATGGCTCAGCCCGATCAGCTCGACCACCGGATTCCGGACGCTTCACCGGGTCCGCCCGGGCCGGCGATCACCGCAGCTACCCTGCGCGACCTTCTGACCACTGAGAATCCCCGTCGACCGCAGTTGCTGCGACACGAAGAGCTGCTACTGGTCACCGTCGGCCACGGCAGCCACGACATCGACTTCGTGACGTACCCGTGCCGGCCTGGCACGCTGCTGCGGGCCGGTGTGGGCCAGGTGGTACGGCCGGGAGCGCAACCTGGCCTCGACGCGATCGTGGTGCGTTGGCGCGCCGATCACGACCTGCCGGCCGCAGGCTGGGACACCAGGCATCGTGACGCCGGGGGCGACCACGTCGCGCCCCACGGGCAAGCCTGCTGGCAACTCGCCGGGGAGACCGAGGACGCCATCATCACCGAGGTCAGCCAACTCGTGGTGGACAGCCGGCGACCGCACCGGTCCCGACTGGTCGACGAACTGCTCCGCCACCAGCTCCGGGTTCTGTTGCTGCGGATCGCCCTGCTGCCCGAGGAAACCGCGGCCGGCGTCGACCGTGGGGTGCCGGGAGCCGGGCGTGACATGGCCGGCGAGCTGGCCAACGGTTCCTCCCGGCGGGACACCTTCCGGCAGTTCCGGGCCGAGGTCGAACGCGACTTCGCCCGCACCCGGCGGGTCGAGGAGTACGCCGAGCGGCTGCAGTGCGCCGTACGCACCCTCACCCGGGCGAGCCTGGACGTGACCGGCCGGACCGCCAAGCAGGTCATCGACGACCGGGTCGCGTTGCAGGCGAAGCGGCTGCTGGCCGCTACCAGTCTGCCGGTCGCCGAGATCGGTCAGCGGCTCGGCTTCGCCGAGCCGACCAACTTCGGTCGGTTCTTCCAACGTGAGGTCGGCTGCAGCCCGGGCACGTTCCGTGCCGGGATCACCGACCGGCCTCCGGTGACCGGCCCGGTCGCCGCGACCGGCATGATAGGAACGTGCAGATCTCCGCGCGCGGCGACTATGCGGTACGAGCAGCACTGA
- a CDS encoding MarR family winged helix-turn-helix transcriptional regulator encodes MVAMTRWLDDDEQRTWRAYLHASRALAAALDRELQSRSGMPHAYYEILVRLSEVPGRTLRMSELADATDSSRSRLSHAVSRLEEYGWVRREECPTDRRGQLAVLTEPGFAALADAAPGHVDAVRRHLFDQLTPAQIDQLLNISEALVKHLTGNNPPP; translated from the coding sequence ATGGTCGCCATGACCCGATGGCTCGACGACGACGAACAGCGGACCTGGCGGGCGTACCTGCACGCGAGCCGGGCGCTGGCCGCCGCCCTGGACCGCGAACTGCAGAGCCGGTCCGGGATGCCGCACGCCTACTACGAGATCCTGGTACGCCTGTCGGAGGTGCCCGGGCGCACGCTGCGGATGAGCGAGCTCGCCGACGCCACCGATTCCTCCCGCAGCCGGCTGTCCCACGCGGTGTCCCGGCTGGAGGAGTACGGCTGGGTGCGGCGCGAGGAGTGTCCGACCGACCGCCGCGGCCAGTTAGCGGTGCTGACCGAGCCAGGGTTCGCCGCGCTCGCCGACGCTGCCCCGGGCCACGTGGACGCGGTCCGGCGACACCTGTTCGACCAGCTCACCCCGGCCCAGATCGACCAGCTACTTAACATCAGCGAGGCACTAGTCAAGCATCTGACGGGTAACAATCCGCCACCATGA
- a CDS encoding LolA family protein, which translates to MSVFTSRPAMRWLVPTAAAAVLIGGGAAIGALAASADPVLPPRSAEQLLVDLQTAEVDGMSGTVVHRAELGLPTALTLAGKVGAGEGLGSLIDGTQTLRVWYAGPDQARLALVRTLGETDVIRNGRDVWVWSSQQQGATHFTLPEGDDTGAEVTPEAYVTPQAAADQALAAIDESTEVSVGRSAEIAGRTAYELILTPRAEESLVGEIRIAIDSVEYVPLRFAVYPAGADRAAVETSFTQVSFERPDAEQFVFNPPPGTTVTEAGEGDGPDGIGRRPDGTRPDADQDATAMEEFTKSWADSDDAVRTVGSGWASVLVVTPPAEVTDGAPEAAAGDSPTAAEALDLLGDLPEVSGTWGSGRLLSSTLLTVLVTDDGRVFAGAVAAERLYEVATETR; encoded by the coding sequence ATGTCGGTATTCACATCCCGGCCAGCGATGCGCTGGCTGGTCCCCACCGCCGCGGCCGCGGTGCTCATCGGTGGTGGCGCGGCGATCGGCGCGCTCGCCGCGTCCGCCGATCCGGTGCTGCCCCCGCGCAGCGCGGAGCAACTGCTGGTGGACCTGCAGACGGCCGAGGTGGACGGTATGTCCGGGACCGTCGTGCACCGCGCCGAGCTCGGCCTGCCCACGGCGCTGACCCTCGCCGGAAAGGTCGGGGCCGGTGAGGGACTCGGCTCGCTCATCGACGGTACGCAGACCCTGCGGGTCTGGTACGCCGGACCGGACCAGGCCCGGCTGGCGCTGGTCCGCACCCTCGGCGAGACCGACGTGATCCGCAACGGGCGCGACGTGTGGGTCTGGTCGAGTCAGCAGCAGGGAGCGACCCACTTCACCCTGCCCGAGGGCGACGACACCGGCGCTGAGGTGACCCCGGAGGCGTACGTCACGCCACAGGCGGCGGCCGATCAGGCGCTGGCGGCGATCGACGAGAGCACCGAGGTGTCGGTGGGACGGTCGGCGGAGATCGCCGGACGGACCGCGTACGAGCTGATCCTCACCCCCCGCGCCGAGGAGTCGCTGGTTGGCGAGATCCGGATCGCGATCGACTCGGTCGAGTACGTGCCGCTGCGCTTCGCGGTCTACCCGGCCGGTGCGGACCGGGCCGCAGTCGAGACCTCGTTCACCCAGGTCAGCTTCGAACGGCCGGACGCGGAGCAGTTCGTCTTCAACCCGCCACCGGGCACCACGGTGACCGAAGCCGGCGAGGGCGACGGACCGGACGGGATCGGGCGGCGACCGGACGGTACGCGACCGGACGCCGACCAGGACGCCACCGCGATGGAGGAGTTCACGAAGAGCTGGGCCGACAGTGACGACGCGGTCCGCACCGTCGGCAGCGGCTGGGCCAGTGTGCTGGTCGTGACGCCGCCGGCTGAGGTCACCGACGGCGCGCCGGAGGCAGCCGCCGGCGACTCACCCACCGCCGCCGAAGCCCTGGACCTACTCGGCGACCTGCCGGAGGTCAGCGGCACCTGGGGCAGCGGACGGTTGCTCTCCAGTACGCTGCTCACCGTGCTGGTCACCGACGACGGCCGGGTCTTCGCCGGAGCGGTGGCTGCGGAACGGCTGTACGAGGTGGCCACCGAAACCCGCTGA
- a CDS encoding DedA family protein: MLTDWLDHLLSLDGTLIYLLVWLLVFAEDALFVGFVFPGETAAILGGVAASLGIISLPGITVVVITAAIAGDTASYLIGRALGPRLLRLPFLRRRQTWMQRAQDQLATRGGVAVFVGRFVTFFHAVMPALAGASHMPYRRFFLYNVAGGLIWGFGTVLIGYLAGSSYAAIEDVAGRAAAVGVAVLVIGAFVLWRVRSARRECTPGSADGEPAGARRPGDTRTGGRRCDT; the protein is encoded by the coding sequence GTGCTGACTGACTGGCTTGACCATCTGCTGTCGTTGGACGGCACCCTGATCTACCTGCTGGTCTGGTTGTTGGTCTTCGCCGAGGACGCGCTCTTCGTGGGGTTCGTGTTCCCCGGCGAGACCGCCGCGATCCTCGGCGGGGTGGCCGCCAGCCTCGGCATCATCTCGCTGCCCGGGATCACGGTCGTCGTCATCACCGCGGCGATCGCCGGTGACACCGCCAGCTATCTCATCGGTCGGGCGCTCGGGCCACGGTTGCTGCGGTTGCCGTTTCTGCGTCGGCGCCAGACCTGGATGCAGCGGGCCCAGGACCAGTTGGCCACCCGGGGCGGCGTGGCCGTCTTCGTCGGTCGGTTCGTCACGTTCTTCCACGCCGTGATGCCGGCGCTGGCCGGCGCGTCACACATGCCGTACCGGAGGTTCTTTCTCTACAACGTGGCCGGCGGGTTGATCTGGGGCTTCGGCACCGTCCTGATCGGCTATCTGGCCGGTAGCTCGTACGCCGCGATCGAGGACGTGGCCGGTCGGGCGGCCGCGGTCGGGGTGGCGGTGCTGGTGATCGGCGCGTTCGTCCTCTGGCGGGTGCGGTCGGCCCGGCGCGAATGCACTCCCGGGTCGGCCGACGGTGAACCGGCGGGCGCCCGCCGGCCCGGGGACACCCGGACCGGCGGGCGGCGCTGCGACACATGA
- a CDS encoding sensor histidine kinase has protein sequence MRGRLRLRTRLTVISVLGLAAGLAAGGIGLTAALAFALERSAEADARTTGDAIVQLAAVGALPDPMPVAGDDVRVQVVDGQGRVSAASIGADRLVPMLYADERAHLAADPGGALIISGDRLGMRGPVRVILVTTGDPADQRFVLVARSMADISRSIALVRVSVLLAFPLLVAGVAVVVWRAVGAALRPVERLRAGAVEITGGDQAGHLPVPDGGDEIHRLAVTLNDMLDRQEAARVRQRAFVADAAHELRSPLTNLRTELEVAQRLGERADWAAVAGNLLADSQRLARLVDDLLLLARADQEQTGDRGALLGAIGPVELGELIASVTARYPRPPVRVVPPAEPLWIEGDPDALVRVLANLLDNAVRHAHSEVLVTARTGADRWHELLVVDDGPGIPAADRMRVFDRFTRLDDARARDAGGAGLGLAIVAQLVRRHSGTIELADAEPLVAELGIDRPLAGRGLWAQVRFPAGEVEADPDADPVDGE, from the coding sequence CTGCGGGGGCGGCTGCGGCTGCGTACCCGGCTGACCGTGATCAGCGTGCTCGGTCTCGCCGCCGGTCTCGCCGCCGGTGGTATCGGGCTCACCGCCGCGCTGGCGTTCGCGCTCGAACGCAGCGCCGAGGCCGACGCCCGTACCACCGGGGATGCGATAGTCCAGTTGGCGGCCGTCGGCGCGCTGCCGGATCCAATGCCGGTCGCCGGCGACGACGTCCGCGTCCAGGTGGTCGACGGGCAGGGCCGGGTGAGCGCGGCGTCGATCGGCGCCGACCGGCTCGTTCCGATGCTGTACGCGGACGAGCGCGCCCACCTCGCCGCAGACCCGGGCGGCGCGCTCATCATCTCTGGGGACCGCCTCGGCATGCGCGGTCCGGTGCGGGTCATCCTGGTGACCACCGGCGACCCGGCAGACCAGCGGTTCGTGCTGGTGGCCCGGTCGATGGCGGACATCAGCCGCAGCATCGCCCTGGTCCGGGTGAGCGTGCTGCTCGCCTTTCCGCTGCTGGTGGCCGGGGTGGCCGTCGTCGTCTGGCGGGCCGTCGGAGCGGCGCTGCGGCCGGTCGAGCGCCTGCGGGCCGGCGCCGTCGAGATCACCGGCGGCGATCAGGCGGGTCACCTACCGGTGCCGGACGGCGGCGACGAGATCCACCGGTTGGCAGTCACTCTCAACGACATGCTGGACCGGCAGGAGGCGGCCCGGGTCCGCCAGCGGGCGTTCGTCGCCGACGCCGCCCATGAGTTGCGCAGCCCACTGACGAACCTGCGGACCGAGTTGGAGGTGGCGCAGCGGCTCGGCGAGCGGGCGGACTGGGCGGCTGTCGCCGGGAACCTGCTCGCGGACAGCCAGCGGCTTGCCCGGCTGGTCGACGATCTGCTGCTGCTGGCCCGCGCCGATCAGGAGCAGACTGGGGATCGCGGTGCTCTGCTCGGCGCGATCGGCCCGGTCGAGCTCGGCGAGTTGATCGCGTCGGTGACGGCCCGCTACCCCCGGCCACCGGTACGGGTGGTGCCACCGGCTGAGCCGCTGTGGATCGAGGGCGACCCGGACGCCCTGGTCCGGGTGCTGGCGAATCTGCTCGACAACGCGGTCCGGCACGCGCACAGCGAGGTGCTGGTCACCGCCCGGACGGGTGCGGACCGGTGGCACGAACTCCTGGTGGTCGACGACGGCCCGGGGATCCCCGCTGCCGACCGCATGCGGGTCTTCGACCGGTTCACCCGGCTCGACGACGCACGGGCCCGCGACGCCGGCGGCGCCGGGCTGGGGCTGGCCATCGTCGCGCAACTGGTTCGACGCCACAGCGGCACCATCGAGTTGGCCGACGCCGAGCCGCTCGTCGCCGAGTTGGGCATCGACCGGCCGCTCGCCGGCCGGGGACTCTGGGCACAGGTCCGGTTTCCGGCCGGTGAGGTCGAGGCCGACCCGGACGCCGACCCGGTGGACGGCGAGTGA
- a CDS encoding NUDIX hydrolase translates to MSEGPRLRVGAYAVVVRDQAVLLSRLSEASPVFTPGAWHLPGGGLEPGEQPGDALARELQEEAGLDVMSSQLLDVRSYSAHRNGTDWHVVGLLHRAEVGSGEPVITEVGGSADAIRWVPIEEIDELRLSPPTADGLRMLDLLRVPA, encoded by the coding sequence GTGAGCGAAGGTCCTCGTCTGCGGGTGGGCGCGTACGCAGTGGTCGTCCGCGATCAGGCAGTACTGCTGAGCCGGTTGTCCGAGGCGTCCCCGGTGTTCACTCCTGGTGCCTGGCATCTGCCGGGAGGCGGCCTCGAGCCGGGCGAGCAGCCCGGCGACGCGCTGGCCCGCGAGCTACAGGAGGAAGCCGGCCTCGACGTGATGTCGTCGCAACTACTGGACGTACGGTCGTACTCCGCCCATCGCAACGGCACCGACTGGCATGTGGTCGGCCTGCTGCACCGGGCCGAGGTCGGATCGGGCGAACCGGTCATCACCGAGGTCGGTGGCAGCGCGGACGCCATCCGGTGGGTGCCGATCGAGGAGATCGACGAACTGCGGTTGTCTCCGCCCACCGCCGACGGGCTGCGGATGCTCGACCTGCTGAGGGTGCCGGCGTGA